Proteins from one Mycteria americana isolate JAX WOST 10 ecotype Jacksonville Zoo and Gardens chromosome 1, USCA_MyAme_1.0, whole genome shotgun sequence genomic window:
- the GPR22 gene encoding G-protein coupled receptor 22 has translation MCFSPILEVNMQSESNITVRDAIDDIDTNMYRPLSYPLSFQVSLTGFLMLEIVLGLGSNLTVLVLYCMKSNLINSVSNIITMNLHVLDVIICVGCIPLTIVILLLSLESNTALICCFHEACVSFASVSTAINVFAITLDRYDISVKPANRILTMGRAVILMTSIWIISLFSFLIPFIEVNFFSLRSASTWENKTLLCVSTNEYHTELGMYYHLLVQIPIFFFTVIVMLITYTKILQALNIRIGTRFTTGQKKKARKKKTISLTTQHETTDVSHSSGGRNVVFGVRTSVSVIIALRRAVKRHRERRERQKRVFRMSLLIISTFLLCWTPISVLNTTILCLGPSDLLVKLRLCFLVMAYGTTIFHPLLYAFTRQKFQKVLKSKMKKRVVSIVEADPMPNNAVIHNSWIEPKRNKKITFEDNEVRQKCLVPQVVTD, from the coding sequence ATGTGTTTCTCCCCCATTCTAGAAGTCAACATGCAGTCTGAATCTAACATTACAGTTCGAGATGCCATTGATGACATCGACACCAACATGTACCGACCACTGTCATATCCATTAAGCTTTCAAGTTTCTCTCACTGGATTTTTGATGTTAGAAATTGTTTTGGGACTTGGCAGCAACCTCACCGTGCTGGTACTTTACTGTATGAAATCCAACTTAATCAATTCTGTCAGTAACATAATTACAATGAACCTTCATGTACTTGATGTAATAATTTGTGTGGGATGTATTCCTCTAACTATAGTTATCCTTCTGCTTTCACTGGAGAGTAACACTGCTCTCATCTGCTGCTTCCATGAGGCTTGTGTCTCTTTTGCAAGCGTTTCAACTGCAATCAACGTCTTCGCTATCACTCTGGACCGATACGACATCTCTGTAAAACCTGCCAATCGAATTCTGACCATGGGAAGGGCTGTGATACTAATGACATCAATATGgatcatttcacttttttccttcctgattcCTTTCATTGAAGTCAACTTTTTCAGTCTTCGAAGCGCAAGTACTTGGGAAAATAAGACACTTTTGTGCGTGAGTACAAACGAGTACCACACTGAGCTAGGAATGTACTACCACCTTCTCGTTCAGATTCCaatctttttcttcactgttatAGTAATGCTAATTACATACACCAAAATACTCCAGGCTCTAAACATTCGGATTGGTACAAGATTTACAACGGGACAAAAGAagaaagctagaaagaaaaaaactatttcttTGACCACTCAGCATGAGACTACAGACGTGTCCCACAGCAGTGGAGGAAGAAATGTCGTCTTTGGTGTAAGGACTTCTGTGTCTGTCATAATTGCTCTACGCCGAGCTGTAAAACGGCACCGGGAGCGACGAGAACGGCAAAAGAGAGTCTTCAGAATGTCCCTCTTGATTATCTCAACATTCCTTCTCTGCTGGACACCCATCTCTGTTTTAAACACCACCATCTTATGTTTGGGCCCAAGTGACCTTTTGGTAAAGTTGCGATTATGTTTTCTAGTAATGGCATACGGAACAACTATATTTCACCCTCTACTTTATGCATTCACAAGGCAAAAGTTTCAGAAAGTTCTCaaaagtaagatgaaaaagcGAGTTGTTTCAATAGTGGAAGCAGATCCCATGCCAAATAACGCTGTAATACACAACTCATGGATAGAGcctaaaaggaacaaaaagattACCTTTGAAGACAATGAAGTAAGGCAGAAATGTTTAGTACCTCAGGTTGTCACTGACTAG